ACCTTCTTTATGTCGCCGGTTAATACATGGACCGTTGCAACGGCCGGCTGGTTCAGGCCTGCTCCAGAGTACAGAGCAGCGGGTGCTGGTGTTTCTTGGAATACTCGTTGACCTGGGCCACCTTGGTTTCCGCAATTTCATAGGTAAACACGCCGCAGACTCCCTTTCCCTGAGTATGCACATTGAGCATGATCTGCGTGGCCTTGTTCCGATCCATCCGGAAGAACCGCTGCAGGACTTCGACCACGAAATCCATCGGCGTGAAATCGTCATTCAGGAGAATGACCTTGTACAGGGGCGGCTTGCGAACCTCTGGCTTCGCCTCCTGTACGGCAACCCCCGGATTCCCGGGGCTGCTGTCTTGTTGTCCGTTGTATTCGCTCATGCCCCTATTTTAGCCCAAATGACCGTTTGTCCGAAGCTATAGACCGCCCTCTCGGTCAGATTCTCCCGACCGCCGGCGCGGAGAAACGTCCCCCGCCTCTGGCTGCTCCACCTCGTCCAGCTGCTCCAGCAACCAGCGATACAGGCGGTGACGCCCGGGATCCGCAACCAGCAATGCCTCGGCGATCATCTCCACTTCCCAGCTCCGCCCGGCCCGCAGGGCATCGAGGGCCCGCTCGAACTTCTCGGCCTGCTCTTCCTGCTCGTCGTCCATCAGATCCGGCAGGCCGATGGGCTCGAATATGGTCACCGGCCCCTCGCGGCCCCGCACATCGGTCCTGCCCAGCTCCATGAAGCGCACTTCCGGAACCGCATTTCGCGTAAATTCGCTGCAGATGATGCCCACACCACATTGTCGGGTCAGCCCCTCCAGGCGCGAGGCCAGGTTCACCGCATCCCCCATCACGGTATAGGCCATGCGAAACTCGGATCCCATGTTGCCGACACTCATGTGTCCGGTATTGATGCCGATGCCCAAGCGCAGGCGAGGCCAGCCCCTCTCGGCGAAACGGTTGTTGAGACGGTGCATTTCCTCCTGCATGTCCAGCGCCGCCAGCACGGCACGGCGGGCATGATCCGGCATGTCCAGCGGTGCCCCCCAGAACGCCATCACCGAATCCCCCATGTACTTGTCGATGGTACCCCTGTGGTGGTGAATGACCCGGGTCATCGCGGTTAGGAACTCATTCATCAGATGGGCAAGCTGGCGGGGATTGAGCGCCTCGGCGATACCCGAGAAGCCGTGTATGTCCGAAAACAGCACGGTCATGTGGCGGCTTTCCCCGGCCAGCGTGACCGGCTGGGGATGGTCGGAGAGTTCTTCCACCAGTTCCCGGGGTACGTATTGCCCGAACACCCGCGAGAGCTGGCTCCGGGAGTGCGCTTCTATGATCTGGGTGTAGATCAGGTGGATGACGAACAGGGCGACGATGAACAGGGCCACCGAAGCATAGGGAAGCACCAGTGACCAGGCCTGCCAGACAATCAGATTGGCCGCGGAGAACAGCCCCAGAGCGGCGATGGCGGCTGTGACCGTTCCCCAGCTGCCCAGATAGAGAAAGGCGGCCGTCAACAGAAAGCCCAACAGAAACAGGGTCACCACCTCGGTCAGCACCGCATGGCTGGGGCGTTGCAGGACACGCCCTTCCAGCAGTCCGGAAAGAATATTGGCCTGAACCTCGATATTGGGCATGGACTGGGCCACCGGCGTGGCGTAGCCCTGTCCCAGCCGGGAGGCCCAGGCACCGACGAGCACCACCCGGTCTTCGAAAAGGCCCTTCGAGGCCGTTCCGTTGAATACCTCGGCAGCAGAGACATAGGAGAAACTGAAACGAGGGCCCCGGAACGGGACGAGAATCCCGCCGTCGGACTCCATGGGAATCCGGATGCTGCCGATGTCCAATGCGTGCTGGCTCTGGGTCAGTAGATGGGCATTGGTCTGGATTCTGGGGCGGCCTTCGTCACCCAGCACCAGCCAGGCCATCTGCAGGGCAAAGGAGGCATACACCTGCCCCCCATGGTTTCGCAGCAGCGGAACGCGCCGGTAGTGGCCGTCGGAATCCAGCAGCGGATTGTCCGTGAAGCCGCTGACGGCCGCTTCGGCCACCACCGGAATATTGGCGGTATAGCTTTCGGATTCCAGCGGCTCCAGGCCCTTCGGCAGCTGTTCCCAGCGCATCAACGGCCTCGGCAGCACGCCCACCGAGCGTCCGTCATCGCCGTCGCGAAACAGCATGGCCGTTCCGACGGCCCGTCCCCGAAGTGCATCGGCCAGCCACTCGTCGGCACTGCGTTCCTGTCGTGTTTCACCCGGAATTTCCAGCCAGCCGCCAATGGATCGCCACTGGCTGTGCCCACGCTGGCCGGCGTAGGACACCCGACGTCCGTCCTGGGGCTCGGCAAAGACCACATCCAGCCCCACTGCCCTGGCGCCATATTGCTGAAACAGTGCCTCCACCAGCACGCCCATGCGATCCCGCGGCCAGGGCCAGCGCCCTTCCTGGGCGAGACTCGGTTCGTCGACACCGACGATCACGATGTTCGGGTCAACGCTGAACGGCATGCCCAGTCGCAGCCGGCTGTCGTAGGCCAGGTTTTCCAGATGGGAGATGGCCCGAATATGGACCAGGCCGGCCGCATGCGCCGTGAACAGCGCCAGAAGCACTCCGGTCAGCAACAGCCGAATACGGAACTCGCGCTGGCGAGTCCCGATATTGACTGGCAATGACCGCTTGGGAATTCCCACCGTGCCGATGACCTCTGCCGAATGAATGGCTGCAATGACCTGGCCGCCAGCGAATTCCCCTGCCCGGCCCGGTGAAATCCCCACTTTACACGAACTGGATTGCTACCGGCGCCCGGCAACCACCGGGCGGCCTTGAGCATTCCACCAATATGTCCGTATGATGCTCTATTGGAATTCACTTATGGGGGCGCCGGGCCTGGCGCCGGGCGGGAAAGACTGATGAACCCGAAACTGGGGACGCTGAGTAATCTGGGGGAAAGAATATTGCCGCGGCCGGAACCGCTGCTGCGCTGGGCGCCCCTGGTCGCGACCCTCTTCCTCATTCTGGTCATTGCCCACACCCTGGCCGACCTCACCTGGCGAATCATTCCCGTGCCCGATGAAAAGGGTCAGACCTCAACCCCTTCCGAGCCATTCGTCGCGGACAGGGATCAGGGCAGGAACGGCAGCCAGGTGACACGGTTGATCGAATTGTCGGTATTCGGTGACCCGGATCCGGCCGACGAACCCGACGCCATTGACCTGGCCGAGGTGGAAGCCCCGGAAACCCAGCTCAACCTGCAGCTGCGTGGTGTCATGGCCACCGAAATCCCGCAGATGGCCATGGCCATCATTGCCTCGGGGCGCGGCGAAGACAAGATATTCCGTGTTGGCGACCGGATCGGCTCCGGCGCGTCCCTGCGCGCCATCTATGCAGACCGGGTGATCCTTGAGCGGGGCGGCGACCTGGAAACCCTGCGCCTGCCCCGGGAAGACGAATCCGACAGTGGTCTGACGCGAACCCGCAGCAGCAATGGTCGTCAGGCCAGCCGGCAAACGGATGAACAGGTCACCGTGCCGGAAGAGCTGGTCGACCTCCGGGCCGCGATTCAGGAGAACCCGGAACGCATCACGGACGTAATTCGGCCAACGCCCCATCACGTTGACGGCGAGATGGTGGGCTTCCGGATTTTCCCCGGTCGCATGCGGGATCAGTTCCAGGCGCTCGGCCTGAGGGCCGGTGACATCGTGACCGCCGTCAACGGCCAGCCCATGAACTCGCCTGCCGCGGCCATGAGCCTGATGAATGAATTGCAGGATGCCTCATCGGTGGACCTGACCATTGAGCGGGGCGGAAGACAAACCTCCGTTACCATTTCCATGGGCAACTGACCACGAGCAAGCGAGCATGGGCGGTTGTAGGCCCCAAATGGCATCTGATCACTGAAACCTGCTGGACTGGAAAGAACAATGAATCACAAGTCTCCTCGCACTCACCGCCTGCGCCTGCCTGCCCTGGCGGCCATGCTTGCCTTCATGCTGGCCTGGCCGGCGCTTGCCCTCGCCGATCGGGTCACCCTGAACTACAAGGAGGCAGACATCCGTGAAGTGGCGGCGTCCATCTCCGAGGCAACCGGGAAGAATTTCATCGTCGATCCGCGGGTAAAGGGGCGAATTACCGTCCAGTCCTCTCGCCCCATCCCCGCCGACGCCGTTTACGACACCTTCCTTTCCATCCTTCAGGTACATGGCTTTGCCGCCATGCAGACTGGTGAGACGATTAAGATCGTCCCCTCTTCCGATGCCCGGCAAATGCCCGGATCGGAAATGGGCGATGCCATCAGCCGCTTCGGAGACGAGATCACCACGGCCGTCATTGAACTGGAACATGTGCCGGCCGCGCAGCTGGTCCCCATCCTGCGGCCCCTGATCCCGCAGCATGGTCATCTGGCTTCCGTGAATGTCTCAAACATGATCATTGTGGCCGACCGGGAAGCCAATGTTGAACGCATTCGGAACCTGATCCGCCGAATCGACCGCGCCAAGGACGATGAAATCGAGGTCATCCGCCTTGAACACGCCTCGGCCTCGGAGGTGGTACGCGTGCTGACCTCCATGGAACGCCGCGATCGCGGTGACGGCAGCGTACCCTTGAGTCTGGTGGCTGATGAGCGCAGCAACAGTGTCCTGCTGGGTGGTGACAGCAGTGACCGCGTGCGCATGCGCGCACTCATTTCCCATCTGGACACACCGCTTGAAGCCGGCGGCAATACCCAGGTGCGTTACCTTCGCTATTCGGACGCGGCGGCCATGTCCGAAGTCCTCCGCAGCCATGTGGAGGACATGGGAAGCGGCGAAGGCCGGGAAGGTGAACGGGTCAGCATCGTCGCGGACGAAGGAACCAACGCTCTGGTTATTACCGCCCCGCCCCGGCAGATGCGGGAAATCAATTCGGTCATTGAGAAGCTGGACATTCGTCGTGCCCAGGTGCTGGTGGAAGCCATCATCGTTGAACTCAGCGAGGATCGCAGTGGTGAGCTGGGTGTCACCTGGGCGGCGGTGGACGAAAGCGGCAGCAACCCCTTCGGACTCACCCGCTTCCCCCAGTCCGGTGCCGACATCGGCACCATCGGTGGCGCCCTGGCCGCCGGCCAGCCGGAAGCCGCCCTGCAATCCGCCGGGTCGGGCCTGCTCTTCGGTGTCGGTCGTACGCGTGCCGGCGGCCTGGACTTTGCCGCCCTGTTCCGGGCACTCGCCGGCGACTCCAAGACCAATATCCTGTCCACGCCCACGCTGGTGACGATGGACAATGAGGAGGCGGAGATCACGGTCGGCCAGCAGGTGCCGTTCCTCACTGGCAGTTACTCCCAGACCGGGGTCGGCGGTGGCCGTGACGGCCAGCGCGGCGGTGGCATGGGTCTGGTCAACCCCTTCCAGACCATCCAGCGTGAGGATGTGGGTATTTCCCTGAAGATCACACCCCGCATCAACGAAGGGGATGCCGTCTTCCTGGACATCGAACAGGAAGTCTCAAGCATTGCCAGCGGCGTAAGCGGTGCCGCCGACCTGATCACCAACAAGCGCTCCATCACCACCCGCGTCATCGTTGAGGACGGCGAAGTCATCGTTCTGGGCGGCTTGATTGACGAGCAACTGCGCGAACAGGAACAGCGGGTGCCCATACTCGGCAGCATCCCCGTGCTGGGCAACCTGTTCAAGAGCACGCAGACCGCTTCCGAAAAGCGCAATCTGATGGTCTTTCTCAAACCGGTCATACTGCGCAGCCCGGAAGACTCACGTTTTTACACAGATGCGAAATACAACCGCATTCGTGACCTTCAGCGAGGCGAACGTCAACGCGTACCGCTGATCCACGGCGTGCGACGGCCCCAGCTCGAGCCGCTGGAAGAGTTCCGGCACAGCCCGCATCACGGGAGTGACACCGGAAATGGTCGACGCGTGCCCCGTCTGGACATGCAGGACGAAGAGTACGATGGCGAGCAGTAACCCCTTCGAGGAAGAAAGCGAAGATATCTCCACCGATATCTCCACCGATATCGGCAACCGCCAGGCTTTGGCCGAGCCGCTGCCGCCGGACCCGGAGACGGATGACAGCGACCGCACCCGCCTTCCCTTCGCCTTCGCCCGCCGTCATGGCGTGCTGCTGGGCGAAGCGCTGGAGGATGGGCGGATTGAAGCCATCTGCCGTTCCCGCCCCCGGCCGGACGCATTGCGGGAGGTTCGCCGATACGCGGGTGTGGGGCTCGCCTTGCGCAAGGTGTCGGCCGAGGAATTCGACCAACGTCTGCAGCGGGCCTATGAGGCGGCCAACTCCGCGACCCAGATGATGGAGGGACTGGAAGAAGACGTTGACCTCAACAGCGTTGCCCAGTCCCTGCCGGAACCCGAGGATCTGCTGGAGGCGGATGACGATGCGCCCATTATCCGGCTGATCAATGCGCTGCTGACCGAGGCGGTAAAGGAAGGAGCCTCGGACATTCACATCGAACCCTTCGAGAACCGCCTGGTGGTGCGTTTCCGCGTGGACGGCGTTCTGCGCGAGGCGCTGACTTCCCGCCGGGCAGTGGCGCCCCTGCTGGTTTCCCGCGTCAAGGTGATGGCGAAACTGGACATTGCCGAAAAAAGGGTGCCCCAGGACGGCCGCATATCTCTGCGGGTGGCCGGGCGCGCCGTGGACGTGCGCGTTTCCACCCTGCCCTCGGGCCATGGCGAACGCGTGGTACTGCGTCTTCTCGACAAACAGGCCGGCCGCCTGGATCTGGATCACCTGGGCATGGAGCCAAAGGCCCAGGCACTGATGGATGATCTCATTCACAAGCCGCATGGCATCATTCTGGTCACCGGCCCGACCGGCTCGGGCAAGACCACGACCCTGTACGCGAGTCTTACCCGGCTGAATGAGACCAGTCGCAACATCATGACCGTGGAAGATCCGATCGAGTATTATCTGGACGGCATTGGTCAGACCCAGGTCAGCACCAAGGTACACATGACCTTCGCCCGCGGGCTGCGGGCCATTCTCCGCCAGGATCCGGACGTGGTCATGGTGGGTGAAATCCGCGATCTGGAAACCGCGGAAATCGCGGTGCAGGCCAGCCTGACCGGCCATCTGGTGCTCTCGACCCTCCACACCAACACCGCAGTCGGCGCCGTTGCCCGTCTGCGTGACATGGGCGTTGAGCCCTTCCTGCTTTCATCTTCCCTTCTCGGGCTGCTGGCACAGCGCCTGGTGCGGAAGCTGTGTCCGGACTGCAAGACTGCCTATGAACCGGAAGCACGGGAGCTGGAGCAACTGGCCTTCCCAACCGAACAGAAAATGACCCTGTACAGGCCCAACGGCTGTGACAAATGCAATCATTCCGGATACCGCGGGCGGATGGGCATCTACGAGCTGATCCCCATTGACGATCGCCTGCGCACGATGATCCATGACGGTGCTTCCGAACAGCAGCTGGAGAGCTACGCCCGCAAGTTCTCCGCCAGCATCCGTGAAGATGGCCGCCGCAAGGTGCTTGCCGGAGAAACCACCATTGAGGAAGTTGTCCGAGTGACCCGGGAAGACTGATGGCCGCCTTCGAATACACAGCCCTGGACGCCCGGGGCAAACCGAAAAAGGGTGTCATCGAGGGTGACACGGCCCGCCATATCCGGCAGCAGCTGCGAGAGCAGCGGCTGACGCCACTTGAAGTACGGGAAATTGCCGGTGGCCGCAGGAAAGCCGGGAATTCCGAAAGCACGTCCTCCACGGCCAACCGTTTCGGGCGGGGCATCAGCGCCGGTGACCTGGCCCTGCTGACCCGCCAGCTGGCCACCCTGATCCGTTCCGGGCTGCCCCTGGAAGAAGCGGTCAGTGCCGTTGCGCAGCAAAGCGAGAAGGCCCGGGTAAAGAGCATCCTGATGGCCGTCCGCTCCCGCGTGCTGGAAGGCCATACCCTGGCGGATGGCCTGGGCGAATTCCCGAACGCCTTTCCGGAAATTTATCGCTCCACGGTGGCGGCCGGTGAACAATCCGGGCACCTGGACGGGGTACTGGAGCGGCTGGCCGAGTACACGGAAACCCGCCAGCAGATGCGCTCCAAGATTTCCCAGGCCATGGTCTACCCCATCGTACTCACCGTGGTGGCCATACTGATCATCGTGGGCATGCTGGTTCACGTGGTGCCGCAGGTGGTCACTGTCTTCGAGGACACCGGGCAACAGTTGCCACAGCTCACCCAGTTCATGATCGGAGCCAGCGAGTTTTTGCAACAAAGTGGCCTGTGGATGCTGATCGGACTGGTGGCCGTGGGCTACGGGGTAAAACGCCTGCTCCGGCAGGAAGGACCGCGCCGGCGCTTCCATCACCTGATTCTCCGCATTCCCCTGGTGGGCCGCCTGAACCGGGGCTTCAACACAGCCCGCTTTGCACGCACCCTGAGCATCCTGGCCGGCAGCGGTGTTCCGGTTCTGGATTCCCTTCGCATTTCCGGCGAGGTAGTCAGCAATCTGCCCATGCGCGATGCCATTCACGAGGCCACCAATCGGGTGCGGGAAGGTGCCCCCATCGGGCGCTCCCTGGCGGCCAGCGGCCTTTTTCCACCCATGACCATTCACTTGATCCGAAGCGGCGAGACCTCCGGCGAGCTCGAGGAAATGCTTGAGCGGGCCGCCTCCAACCAGGAATGGGAAATGGAATCCCTGACCTCGACGCTGATGTCATTGCTGCAGCCCGTGCTCATCATGGTCATGGCCGTGGTGGTACTCCTGATCGTGCTCGCCCTGATGATGCCGATTCTGGAACTGAACCGCCTGGTGGCCTGAGGGCCCCGGCTTCCATCCCGGCCTGGCAGCAGGCATAGTGACTTCATGATCCGCTGCCGCCGGCACCTGCCGGGAGGAACCCCATGCGCGTCAAGCTGCTCTCTCTCTTCTCCCTGCTCGTTCTTGCCACTGCCATCGCACTCGCGGCCTTCGCCCGGGAAACACGGCCGGAGCTGGTGGAAGTGGAGCTGGCGACGGTGGGTTTCGATCGTAACAGCGGCACACCGGTGGCCCTGCTACGTGAACCGGAGTCGGGAGAGGTGGTACCGATCTTCATCGGCCTGATCGAGGCCCAGGCCATCCTCCAGGGCCTGCATGACATTGCCAGTCCACGCCCGATGACCCACGACCTGCTGGCCAATACCATCGCCGGCCTGGATGCATCCCTGGAAGTACTCCAGGTGCACGAACTGCGCAACGGCACCTATTACGGGCGACTGCTCCTTCGCCGGAGCGGCGGCAACGAAGTCACAGAGATCGATACCCGCCCCAGCGATGGCATGGCCCTGGCCGTGCGCACCGGTGCTCGCATCGAGGTGAGTCGGGAGATTCTGCGCGCCGGGCTGGACTTTGATTTCCAGGCACCGGAAGGCAGCGGCGACATTGTGCAGGCTGCCGGCATCACGGTCGTCAATGCCACGGGTGAATTACGTCAGGAGCTGGGCCTTCCCTCCGACCCCGGCGTGCTGGTGAGTAGCGTCAGAGCCGCGGCGAGGGAAGCTGGCCTGCAGGCGGGCGACCTGATCATTGCCGTCGGGGAACGTCGCCCGAGCAGCCCCCTGGACTTCCTTGATGCGATTCGTGCCGTACCCGGTGAGGAAAAAGCGCGCATCCGCTATTGGCGGGAAGGTGAAGAATACGAAATCGTGGTACCCACTGAAGTCCCGCGGGAAGAATCCGCGGAGCATGAGCGACTCTAGGGGAAACCAGCTTCCCTAGTAGCGCAGGAGTGCCGAACCCCAGGTGAAGCCACCACCGAATGCCTCGAGCAGGAGCGTCTGCCCGCGCTGGATTCGACCATCCCTGACGGCGACGTCCAGCGCCATGGGAACGGACGCGGCCGAGGTGTTGCCGTGATCCTGAACGGTGAGAATGACCCGCTCCATCGGCATCTTCAGCTTCTTGGCCGTCGCTTCGATGATGCGCAGATTGGCCTGGTGGGGAATGAGCCAGTCGATGTCGTCGTTGCTCATGTTGTTGGCGGCCAGGGTCTCGCGGGCAATGCGCCCCAGAGTGGTTATTGCCACGCGGAACACTTCATTGCCCTTCATCTGCACAAAATCCTTGCCGGATTTCAGGTCATTGAAGCCCTTCGAAACACCCGAAGGAAAGTAGAGCAGATCCTTGTAACCGCCGTCGGCATGGATATGCGTGGAAATGATGCCAGGCTCATCCGAGGCTTCCAGCACCACGGCCCCGGCACCATCACCGAAAAGTACGCAGGTTGAACGATCCGTCCAGTCGATGAAGCGTGACAGGGTCTCGGCACCGACGACCAGGGCACGCTTGGCCGCCCCGGTACGGATGAACTTGTCTGCAATGCTCAGGCCATAGATGAATCCGCTGCAGGCAGCCTCCAGACCAATGGCAGGCACACCGCGATTACCAAGGCGCTCCTGCAGCAGACAGCCCACGTTGGGAAAAATCTGATCCGGTGTGGTCGTACCGACAATGATGAGGTCGATATCCTCGGGGCCAACGCCCGCCATCTCCATGGCATTGCGTGCGGCGTGCTCACAGAGATCGCAGGTGGTTTCACCGTCGGCTGCAATATGCCGGCGCTCGATACCGGTTCGCTCCCGAATCCACTGATCATTGGTTTCGACCATCTTTTCCAGGTCGAAATTACTCAGCACCTTCTCGGGAAGATAACGACCGGTACCGGCTATGCGTGCATACATCAGACACCCTGCCCTTCATTGACTTCATTGGCCATCAGCCGGCTGATACGTGCCGGCACATCTTTTTCGACTTCCAAAGCTGCTATTCGAATGGCATTTTCGAAGGCAACTTCATCCGCCCCACCGTGGCTCTTGATGACGATGCCCTGCAAGCCGACGAAACTGGCTCCATTATAACGCCTGGGATCGGTTCGGCGCTTGAGAGAACGCAGAACCGGCAGTGCCACCAGCCCGAGTAGGCGGGTAAACCAGTTGCGATTGAATTCTTCCCGGATATAGGTGCCGATCATCTTCGCGACGCCTTCCATGGTCTTGAGGGAGACATTACCGACAAACCCCTCACTCACGACCACGTCCACCTTGCCGGAGAAGATATCATTCCCTTCCACGTAGCCAATGTAGTTCAGCCGGCTTTCCTGAAGGAGCTGGGAGGCATCGCGGACCGTTTCCGTGCCCTTGATCTCTTCCTCGCCGATATTCAGCAAACCCACCTTGGGGTTGGAAATATCATGGATGGCCGCTGCCAGCGCGGAACCCATGACACCGAATTGCAACAGGTGCTCTGCCGTGCAGTCGGCATTCGCGCCCAGATCCAGCATATGAGTGTGACCACCCACGGCCGGAATGGGGCAGATGATGGCGGGACGATCAATACCGGGCAGGGTCTTGAGAACGAATCGGGCCGTTGCCATCAGTGCGCCGGTATTGCCGGCACTGACACAGGCCTGGGCTTCACCCTGCTTGACCAGGTTGATGGCGACGCGCATGGAGGAGTCTTTCTTGCCGCGCAACGCCTGGGATGGCAGCTCATCCATTGCCACGACCTGACTGGCATGATGGATGCGAACACGCCCGGCATGACGTGCACCGGTGTGGCCTAGCTGGGATTCCAGAACGGCTTCGTCACCGACCAGAATCAGATCCACATCGTCCCGCTTGTCGAGAAAGGAAAAGGCGGCCGGCACCACCACACTGGGCCCGTGATCCCCACCCATGGCATCAAGCGCCAATGTAATCCGACCACTCATGAGATCTCTCCAGCCACTCTCATGCGCGCTTTTCCCGTTGTTCGATCCTAAAAAACCGGCCGCGACCCCGGGGATCGCGGCCAGACGACATCCGCTTGCTGCCTGAGGACACTCAGTCCTCGTCGTCTTCGAAATCGATTTCGTCAGCCGGGGTGTTGACCAGCTTGCGCCCACGATAAAAACCATCCGGGCTCACGTGGTGGCGACGATGGGTCTCGCCCGTGGTCGGCTCTGCCGACAGGGTCGGGTTCTTGAGGCTGTCGTGGGCGCGACGCATGCCACGCTTGGACGGGGTCTTCCGGTTCTTCTGAACGGCCATGATTATGCTCCAGATTCGTCTTGGCTGAATTCTACAGTAGATGGCAACGCCGATTCATGTCGCTCGTCGTGCCGTGATTGCTTGCCCAGTACAACAATACCCGCGGTCGAGCTCGGATTACCGCTTTCCCTTGCCCTTGCCCTTGCCCAGACCGGCCAGAACCTGGAAAGGTCGCTGTCTCGCCGTGGGCTCCTCCACTACCGGGGAAGCTTCCACCTCACCGGCATCCAGTGCGTCTTCCCGGGCAATCGGGCCACAGTCGGCAATTCGGGCATGACGGGCGACCTGCGGCAGGGCAACGATCAACTCGTCCTCCACCATGCCGGAGACGTCCACCAGGCGCCGCGTTCGCAGCAGCGGGTCCAGCTCGGCCGGCAAGGCGTCGGCGGCCTCCTCGCTGTCGACGATGACCAGACTGAACTCACCCTCCACCGCTACCGGCGCCACCTCCAGGCAACGCTG
This is a stretch of genomic DNA from Natronospira bacteriovora. It encodes these proteins:
- the clpS gene encoding ATP-dependent Clp protease adapter ClpS; translated protein: MSEYNGQQDSSPGNPGVAVQEAKPEVRKPPLYKVILLNDDFTPMDFVVEVLQRFFRMDRNKATQIMLNVHTQGKGVCGVFTYEIAETKVAQVNEYSKKHQHPLLCTLEQA
- a CDS encoding CHASE2 domain-containing protein, which codes for MPVNIGTRQREFRIRLLLTGVLLALFTAHAAGLVHIRAISHLENLAYDSRLRLGMPFSVDPNIVIVGVDEPSLAQEGRWPWPRDRMGVLVEALFQQYGARAVGLDVVFAEPQDGRRVSYAGQRGHSQWRSIGGWLEIPGETRQERSADEWLADALRGRAVGTAMLFRDGDDGRSVGVLPRPLMRWEQLPKGLEPLESESYTANIPVVAEAAVSGFTDNPLLDSDGHYRRVPLLRNHGGQVYASFALQMAWLVLGDEGRPRIQTNAHLLTQSQHALDIGSIRIPMESDGGILVPFRGPRFSFSYVSAAEVFNGTASKGLFEDRVVLVGAWASRLGQGYATPVAQSMPNIEVQANILSGLLEGRVLQRPSHAVLTEVVTLFLLGFLLTAAFLYLGSWGTVTAAIAALGLFSAANLIVWQAWSLVLPYASVALFIVALFVIHLIYTQIIEAHSRSQLSRVFGQYVPRELVEELSDHPQPVTLAGESRHMTVLFSDIHGFSGIAEALNPRQLAHLMNEFLTAMTRVIHHHRGTIDKYMGDSVMAFWGAPLDMPDHARRAVLAALDMQEEMHRLNNRFAERGWPRLRLGIGINTGHMSVGNMGSEFRMAYTVMGDAVNLASRLEGLTRQCGVGIICSEFTRNAVPEVRFMELGRTDVRGREGPVTIFEPIGLPDLMDDEQEEQAEKFERALDALRAGRSWEVEMIAEALLVADPGRHRLYRWLLEQLDEVEQPEAGDVSPRRRSGESDREGGL
- the gspC gene encoding type II secretion system protein GspC, which encodes MNPKLGTLSNLGERILPRPEPLLRWAPLVATLFLILVIAHTLADLTWRIIPVPDEKGQTSTPSEPFVADRDQGRNGSQVTRLIELSVFGDPDPADEPDAIDLAEVEAPETQLNLQLRGVMATEIPQMAMAIIASGRGEDKIFRVGDRIGSGASLRAIYADRVILERGGDLETLRLPREDESDSGLTRTRSSNGRQASRQTDEQVTVPEELVDLRAAIQENPERITDVIRPTPHHVDGEMVGFRIFPGRMRDQFQALGLRAGDIVTAVNGQPMNSPAAAMSLMNELQDASSVDLTIERGGRQTSVTISMGN
- the gspD gene encoding type II secretion system secretin GspD, which translates into the protein MNHKSPRTHRLRLPALAAMLAFMLAWPALALADRVTLNYKEADIREVAASISEATGKNFIVDPRVKGRITVQSSRPIPADAVYDTFLSILQVHGFAAMQTGETIKIVPSSDARQMPGSEMGDAISRFGDEITTAVIELEHVPAAQLVPILRPLIPQHGHLASVNVSNMIIVADREANVERIRNLIRRIDRAKDDEIEVIRLEHASASEVVRVLTSMERRDRGDGSVPLSLVADERSNSVLLGGDSSDRVRMRALISHLDTPLEAGGNTQVRYLRYSDAAAMSEVLRSHVEDMGSGEGREGERVSIVADEGTNALVITAPPRQMREINSVIEKLDIRRAQVLVEAIIVELSEDRSGELGVTWAAVDESGSNPFGLTRFPQSGADIGTIGGALAAGQPEAALQSAGSGLLFGVGRTRAGGLDFAALFRALAGDSKTNILSTPTLVTMDNEEAEITVGQQVPFLTGSYSQTGVGGGRDGQRGGGMGLVNPFQTIQREDVGISLKITPRINEGDAVFLDIEQEVSSIASGVSGAADLITNKRSITTRVIVEDGEVIVLGGLIDEQLREQEQRVPILGSIPVLGNLFKSTQTASEKRNLMVFLKPVILRSPEDSRFYTDAKYNRIRDLQRGERQRVPLIHGVRRPQLEPLEEFRHSPHHGSDTGNGRRVPRLDMQDEEYDGEQ
- the gspE gene encoding type II secretion system ATPase GspE, whose translation is MASSNPFEEESEDISTDISTDIGNRQALAEPLPPDPETDDSDRTRLPFAFARRHGVLLGEALEDGRIEAICRSRPRPDALREVRRYAGVGLALRKVSAEEFDQRLQRAYEAANSATQMMEGLEEDVDLNSVAQSLPEPEDLLEADDDAPIIRLINALLTEAVKEGASDIHIEPFENRLVVRFRVDGVLREALTSRRAVAPLLVSRVKVMAKLDIAEKRVPQDGRISLRVAGRAVDVRVSTLPSGHGERVVLRLLDKQAGRLDLDHLGMEPKAQALMDDLIHKPHGIILVTGPTGSGKTTTLYASLTRLNETSRNIMTVEDPIEYYLDGIGQTQVSTKVHMTFARGLRAILRQDPDVVMVGEIRDLETAEIAVQASLTGHLVLSTLHTNTAVGAVARLRDMGVEPFLLSSSLLGLLAQRLVRKLCPDCKTAYEPEARELEQLAFPTEQKMTLYRPNGCDKCNHSGYRGRMGIYELIPIDDRLRTMIHDGASEQQLESYARKFSASIREDGRRKVLAGETTIEEVVRVTRED
- the gspF gene encoding type II secretion system inner membrane protein GspF — its product is MAAFEYTALDARGKPKKGVIEGDTARHIRQQLREQRLTPLEVREIAGGRRKAGNSESTSSTANRFGRGISAGDLALLTRQLATLIRSGLPLEEAVSAVAQQSEKARVKSILMAVRSRVLEGHTLADGLGEFPNAFPEIYRSTVAAGEQSGHLDGVLERLAEYTETRQQMRSKISQAMVYPIVLTVVAILIIVGMLVHVVPQVVTVFEDTGQQLPQLTQFMIGASEFLQQSGLWMLIGLVAVGYGVKRLLRQEGPRRRFHHLILRIPLVGRLNRGFNTARFARTLSILAGSGVPVLDSLRISGEVVSNLPMRDAIHEATNRVREGAPIGRSLAASGLFPPMTIHLIRSGETSGELEEMLERAASNQEWEMESLTSTLMSLLQPVLIMVMAVVVLLIVLALMMPILELNRLVA
- a CDS encoding bifunctional nuclease domain-containing protein, giving the protein MRVKLLSLFSLLVLATAIALAAFARETRPELVEVELATVGFDRNSGTPVALLREPESGEVVPIFIGLIEAQAILQGLHDIASPRPMTHDLLANTIAGLDASLEVLQVHELRNGTYYGRLLLRRSGGNEVTEIDTRPSDGMALAVRTGARIEVSREILRAGLDFDFQAPEGSGDIVQAAGITVVNATGELRQELGLPSDPGVLVSSVRAAAREAGLQAGDLIIAVGERRPSSPLDFLDAIRAVPGEEKARIRYWREGEEYEIVVPTEVPREESAEHERL